The window TGGAACATTTTAAACTGAACTTTCCCCTAACTTATTAGATTTAGATTAGATAGTATAATATATTCATTCTTCATAGTCTTACAAGTATATCTAGtatttatattgatgatatACTGTACTCAAAATAAACACGTTATGGTCTATGacatttagtaattttttttctttattcttttatgGTAATGATATTATTGGTGAACTATGAATTATATAAACTTAAGAATCTATGTAttatttactctcttttttttttttttaacaaatttgttatttgttttcttgtttgtaTGAAAGGATGATAAAGACAACATAATCATagtattagttattattattattattattattattattataatattgcatgtgaaaaaataaaaactaactcGTAATTTGATGGACTCAACCTGTTTACAATCCATTGAAAATGACTTATTTGTTTCCCGTAACTCAATTAACCTTACCCAAACCATTTGCTACTTGCTAGGTGTAAACGTCAAAGACTCAAAGGATTAGTCTCTACTTTCTGATGGGATCATGGgagtatattatttatttaaaaaaaaaaaaaaaagttacgaGCACATCTCTGTCCATTACAATCCAAACACattactactattattattatttttttacttaaattaaatGTGCTCGTAAACATTGGTACCTATAACTTTTTTTGAGTTTGAGCGAAGCGCACAAAACTCCGCAGGACAAAATAATAGTATAATTAATATAGGGATTGccgaaataataaaaaaaagaaatcggGATTgccaaaaacattaaaaaaaaaaaaaaatgaacaaagtaAAATCATTGAGTTCCGTTCCGTGAACCACAATTCCTAATATGTGATTCAAAGTAAAAACAGAACTCCGTCTTACTCATACCCTCTAACGACGTCATCTCCGCCGCAACGTCGTTACTTTAACGGCGTTCTCAACTAACGGAGTACGACCcgaaaggccaaaaaaaaaaaaaaaacaaaaaaaaaaacgaaaaacgAAAAACAGAATGCAAAATAAACTGTATAAAAGATCTTCAACTACGCAGCAGacatagagagagaagagagagagagagagagagagagagagaaagtccGGCCTTAAGCCCAGCCTTTCGCCGCACTGCTCGTTTTTAGAgcaaagaatttaaaaagaaaagcgaaagacaagaagagaaaaagatagagagagagagatagtaaaggaaaaagaaaacaacaagagagagaaagagagtttttttattttattttatgctgGTCGAAATTCGAAGGAGATTGGTTCTGCATTATTGGTGTTTAAAGCTTTGAATTCAGACACTTTGGTGAGTAAACTGTGAGTTTCAAATTCAGTTTCCTTTTGTTCAACAACCTGGGAGTTGAAACTTCACGTCAATTGTTGTAATTCTGATCAAACTAGCAGTTAATCCATTATTATCCTACTATGTTTATGGATCTTTATGTTGTGGTTtaaggttttgattttttgtttaatgataaTTCTGATGGCAGATTCGCTGACTTCTGTGACTCAATTTTTCCGGGCTCATGGTTTTACTTTTACGTGTACGGAAAATATGTAAAGCTGAATTGTTGGtcaagaaaattttcttcccgAGTCTTTGAAGCAATAATTGAGAGCAATTACATAATTTGGAGCTATTCGATTTATTCGAGGAAGTGAATGCGCCTTCgatctttctcttctctctagTACGCGGATCTGAGAAGCACCAGTGAGAATTTGAGGCTCCAACGTTCCAATTCCGCTTTGAGAGTTCTGAATTTTCGAAGAATTCAATTATTAGTCAGAGAATTCACTGAATTTGAGGCTCTGAGGATACTTTCTTTACATAAttcagttcaaaaaaaaaaaaaaaggacatggAGCTTCCTCAACCTCGTCCCTTTGGAACCGCAGGTACTTCAGaaacatgtttttttgttttcagatTTGTTTCGTTTAGACAACAATGAAAAtatgttttggtttttgtttttttggtataGGACGAAAACCAACACATGATTTTCTGTCACTGTACACTCATTCAACTGCCCAGCAAGATCCAAGGCCATCTGCTCaaggtaaattttattttttttaatttttaaatatagtaaaaaataatgaaatttattttttctatttcagtCATCTAAGATCTCAAAaattaaaggattttttttttttttttgggttttaaagatttttgttttgttggggGAGTTGgtaatttggatttttatgtttttttatttttttattttttttttgataaacggACTTTAATGTTTTGGAtgtaaatagaaaatatataatgaaaagCAGATATATCTATCTTGAATCTTGATTCTCGAATAATAATGAATAGGCATCacaattttgtgtgtgtgcacgTGACGGCAATTGAATCATGGATCTGGGCCATGAGTTTTAAGTGGGCAGATTTTTTAAACAGGTTGTCGAATCCGAAAAGGAAGGGGTTAGAAGTTAGCAATTAGCACCATCAGATTGGAATTGGGCTTTTGGTGGGACCCATTTAggattttgacaaatcaaaatttgaCGTGTCACATCAAGGGCACTATTCAAGCATATCATCAATATCACACATGTTACCCAAAAAAATGCTTTGAGACACTGCTATCAGCCCCATGAGTCACGCCCTTGATCTTCATCTTCATTCATGAAATGTGATTTTAATGGTGCTGAAATTATGTCCATCGCACATGCATGCAAAAGCTGCAttgtgtatttaattttttcatatattggTATTTATTATGATGggggaatttttttaaaattaaaaatatcaaaaatatttgatttgatttgacccaaaaaaaacacTAAGCAAGCGTTTGCCTAGGAATAAAGTTGTGTTCTGCGTTTTTGGTTGAGTCTCACGGCACTGTTTATGATTTAGCCAAACACGTTAAATGCAGATTTCTAGGTAAATACtaggtcccacggtactatttataacttaaaaattattttgttacagtgtttcagcaataagttttcagattttagtaaaataaacggtatctaaacagaccttaagaaatattaatagagttacaagactcttagtatttttattaaaaaaaaaaattaaaattacaactcTATAATGTTAATCTAAAcagattttaaattgaaaattttagtagCTAGGTtagataattttgaaaattttagcatcatatttttttttctgccaaATTcgaaattttcttaatatagcTCATACCACCAGACACCAAAATTTGAACTTTCTTGTTTAACTTTTGCCCATTCAGATttcatattaatttaatatgAGAACCATGTTCAGATCTGAATTCCATGAATTGTATAGttgtcaaaaattttaaaagacttaatttttttttaatatatatatatatatatatatagagagagagagagagagagagagagatattgtTTGGTTGCAAATTTCATAGAGGTAGTtgaggactttttttttaaggtgtgtggctctaaaatttttataaatttacatgGAGTACATGTTAGCCAGGTCTCTCTCTTTGTGGAGAAAGTATCTTTTGTAATTATTATATCTAATCGCTCATATCATAATTCAATGAGTGAATAACATGTGATTCAGTTTTATACTCATTTgttataattgattttatacCAATCTTCCAAGTTCCCGTCCTATGATTTTCATTCATTAAATTATTACATGGATgactttttttaaaagaaaaattacatggatGACTTGACTTGGTATAATTGAAACACGAGAGCTTTTTTGTTCCTGTTGCCCATAATTACATAAACATATGCTCGTTAATCAGTCTTACCTAGATCTAAATAGGAACTCCTTTGTTTCTTCATGCATGAACAGGAAGTTACCTCAAAACTCATGATTTCTTGCAACCATTAGAGCGGATAGGAAAGACCAGTGCAAAGGAAGAAACCACAGCTGAGATATCATCGGTGGAAAAGCCACCTCCTCCGGCACCACCGCCTTCGGTGGAGCACACTCTCCCCGGAGGGATTGGGACTTACACTATAAGCCACATTTCATCCTATTTTAATCAAAGGGTTCCAAAGCCAGAGGGGTCAATATATACAGTAGCACAAACAAGTAGTACAGATAGGAATGATGAAAATTCCAACTCCAGTTCTTATACAGGAAGTGGGTTCACATTGTGGGAAGAATCTGCGTTGAAAAAGGGAAAGACAGGGAAGGAGAATATGGGTGAAAATCCAGTCACAAGAGGTAAAAAAACAAAGTCGTTTTAATCGTTTTATGTCccataacttttcttttttttcaacattCACTCATGCATGCATTACCGACAGTCCGACACATACGTAGTTTGTGTGCCTAGTGAGCTTAAAGAACAGCCAAAGTTTTGTCACTGGTTTTaacctcttctttctttttctctccttggAGCCCCTCATTCGTTCATGGTCTAAAACAACTCATAATGAATAATTTTTAGTTACTCTTAGAACTCGATAAATGGTACTtactctttttatatttatgataaggttcattcattaaatttatggtaaGATTTATCATAAATATAATAGAAGAGAACACCATTTcactttattttgaaaatgctcAAGTATTTTCCCTTCACCTGAGAGGAAAAAAAGGCCCAAAGTTTAATTTGAGGGTAGCACATAGATTTTGAAAAGTAATTTGTGCATCTATTCTTTccatttgtatttttcttgcaAAATCAGTCCTTGATTGTTTGAATTTGAAGCGTTGCAAAAAGTAGGCCTATTATCAGCTATCATATATATAGGGACATGACATGAGGGCtatatattgaaaatgataTTGAATATGTTATCATAGGAGATTAAgaatatctttctcaaaaaaataaataaataaatttaagacTATGACATGCTGGTCTATGGTCAGAAGTCTTTACCTAATAAatacaatttaaattaatattcaGTTTATATACAATTGTAAGACATTAAGAATATGAAATTATGGTCTATGGTTAGAACTCTCATCCTAatacaatttaaattaataataattcaaaaaaaaaaaaattctgggtGTCCTTTCAATTTCTGTTGCATAGCTGTACAACCACTTCCTGGagaacaaattttcaaatcagGCTGGTCAAGTTCCTcgtaaccaaaaaaataattataataaaaataaaatttcgaaTCGACATTGAAatgtaataataaaagaattattaaaggTGTGAGACATTGCAAGTGTAATAATCTCCAATAATGTAGGTTCAAACAATGAAGCAACCATCTATAATCtactaattaaaaattttcaatttttttttcttcttctaaatacatataaaaaattagggATCATCCAGAAACCAGATATAAAATTCGTTCTAGATTTAAAATTAATTGGAGCAGCTCTCCCTCCCTGGAAGACAATTAATTGGGTGACCAACGTTTGATTAGTTTGGTTGATTGCAATGTTTCGATGGGCCTTTTGGGCCATCAGTAGGCTACGCAACATTCCGGGATAGCCCATCATCATCTCCTATACAagggccaaaaagaaaaaagaagaagaaaagaaagaggaaactagataaaataaaataaaatatataaaagaaatagtaggtttaaattttttttaattattattattgattttatcATCAGTTCATACGTTTTTGATAactatgaataaattttttttacttaatatatAATCCAAGGATGAATATACTCCTAAAAGAATTGAAGGATAAAATTgccatagcagaaaataaaaaatttaataaagactAAGGTCATGGCTTAATaaactattaaatttattacactTGCTAATGCTATTGGTATTGGTCAtaacattttctcaacaacaaaaaagagtaCTGGTCGTAAcagattttcttaaaaaaaaataataataattaattgatgtggtcaaaacttttttatatgtaaattgGAGTATAGTTTTGTGTCATGTgtttaatctaaattttttaatttttgcgtcaattaagttaatttaatacaaaataaaccataaaaacataTATCAAATTATACATCTAGAAGAGAGTTTGAATACCATTTGTTTGTCTAGTTAAAAATAACTcaaatttatcaactttttacactatatgtgtgtttttattttttaaattgtaccCTTCTGAACTAGTTTTTGAATTATAATATTCGGGCATCCTCTGTACTGAATACTGTATAATTGATGATAGTTATAGTATACTGGTTCGGTACAAATGGAAATACGAAAATTCAATCCTAAATGacatccaaccaaaaaaaaaaaaaacacacttcaCTGAAACCTTGGCATGTACAGAAGCTGGGGCGAAGTTGAGTGGACAACAATGGACGACGTCGTCAGAGAGGCCATCACTGTCGTCTAAcagtaacaacaacaacaacgacaacCACCGCAACAGCTTcagctctctctcttcctctcagtCAGTCAATTTCTCCTTCCTCTGTTTCTCTTTcatgttgttttctttcatttccttttcAGTTTAATGCACTGTAATCAAGGGAGTAATGGGTTTTTAGGAAATGCTGAACAGGGCTACAGGGCagaagaacaagaacaaaagcTTCATGGAAATGATCAAATCCGCACAAGGTAGTGCCCATGAAGATGACATAATAATAGACGATGAGGAAGAGTTTGTCCTTAAGAAAGAGCCCTCTACTCCTGTTGCTACTACAGCTACTACTACTCCCCACATAGGTATATTCTCACTCAAATCctgatattaattattattacttcgTTTCTTGTTTCCCAAGAAACTGGCTTCATTGCCAGATTCTTGTGTTATATAGACATATGAAATGTAGTAAAAGATTGTTTCTTTTAGTTTCCCTTGTTGTTTTCATTGAATTAGAAAGTGTGAGTCTATGCAGGGGAGCTGAGGGTAAAAGTGGACGGGAAGAGCTCTGATCAGAAGGCTAACACGCCACGTTCCAAGCATTCTGCAACAGAGCAGCGTAGAAGGAGTAAAATTAATGATAGGTAAGTCTTCCAGCCTCTTTTTCTCATTTGGAactgttgtatatataggtatatgcatggataggttgtaataatgatgttttAGTTTGgataatattgttttataaggttgttaaagtgaaaattcaacttctggaattttctaagtgaaaattcgAAATTAAGTATGTTCGATTGGCCGTAGCTTTGGCTCGATCAattgaaatggtaaaaaaataatcctGGAGTCTCTGGATGAATCGATCGCTATTTGATTCCtgtttgatcgatcgaaaagaGCACTTGATCGATCAAAAGGAACTTTCAACCGATCGAAAGTCGCAAAATAAgatttctgtagaattttctaGTGATTATTCAGAGAGTTTAAAGAGGTTTCAAGTCTTGTGAGcggttttatgaaacattttaactctTCATACGTgtcttttgatgaaatataaccctatgggtataaatagagaCTTATAAGTtacaaagaaacacaaaaaatcctgtgggtatttttcaaaattgctaTTTGTAAAACCCAATAAACTTGGTAGTATCCTAGAGACAAGTTTATAGAAACTCTTTAGTAACTTGCATATTGAGACAAATATTGTCTAACTATAACATTTAATTGTGCCTCCAAGTCGATCACTAATTTCTATTTACTTGATATGttcattttgttctttcattGTTACTCCTTGATTTGGTAAAATCCCCAACATGAACTATGTCTCTGTATTTGTTGCAGGTGTGTTTGAGTTGTTGTACTTGGAGggtgtttatttctttttggagaatcaaatattaattaaaacatCTCTCATTCCTGCTTAATATTTGCCATGATGTTTGTTATTTATTGAACTAAGCAGTCCCGGTCCTAGTAATTTCATCACTAGAGTGTGACATGCTTGTAATGATACAACTTTGAAGTCCCTAATAGACATGAACATAATTGCCTGCGAACCTCTAAAACTTTCTGGCAGTCTCTTTTATGAAACATATCATCTGTATAATAGTTTTTCATTCAACTCCCCTTTCTTGATGCACAAAATagttgaattgaaatttgtcccttttttttatgttattttatctGCTttataaatgtcatttttttttttaattaaattgtaGTTTCATTTTCATATAGTTTGTGAGTGGAGGTTTGGGGGTTTGTTCCTAGTACCATTATAGCTGTCTAAGGTTGTCTCTGGTGAAGTTGGGAACAAGGCTGATAAATAATCAAATAGAAGATAATGCAAAAGCAGTTTTGCAAGTTAGATTAGAATGGTTGAACAGTTTGTTTTGAAATACAGGGAGTGGGGTGAGTGCTTTTGCAGTTtcctctctctctgtgtgtctgtcttttgattttttatggATGCTACAAGCAGCACCTGACAGCTGTGGTGATTCTTTTTGTTGGAAACTTACATTAATCATATTGATGTTCTGCATAACCATATGCAAGTAATGTTTTCCCCCTggtcaaacataaataaaagatttatgGTTTTGTGGGAGTACCGGTTAGCATTATggctcttttttgtttttagaagcAATCAGTTGATTGTGTACTAATTAGGTTTTTGCcaacatctttttctaaaaaaatgaagTTACCATGCAGATTTCAGATGTTGAGGGAACTCATTCCTAATAGTGACCAAAAGAGAGATAAGGCATCATTTTTATTAGAGGTATATACATATCTTATTGTTATCTGCCCTTTCACTTCTTTCCCTCACCTTACGTTGTGCTAACTATTGAATGGTGGGGTATTGGAATCTTTTGCAGGTTATCGAGTACATTCAGTTTTTACAGGAGAAAGTACACAAGTATGAGGGGTCATACCAAGGATGGAGCCATGAACCGGCAAAATTGATGCCAtgggtaaattttattttgcctCTATGCTCTTTGTGTAATTTGCAAAAATCAACACTCATTAGATTTCTTACTTCttattatgtatttaatgatttattttgtgtgtgtatcaTCCAAATGGACTTAGTGAGGTGGaaatttttgcattttaaaGAATGCttattttacacacatataatgATCATATATTTGGAgaacaaatatttgaatttaagccAAATCATAGtctattgaaaatttattttgcaaagAATCTTGTTTGCTTATCTCAATTGCATCCATATTTTGCATACCCTTTTGCAAACATTACCATAGTGTCTAATTTCTAGACCTAGGCTACCATGGAAAAAATCTTAGACTATTCAAATCATGTTAACTGTAAGATCTAGAAACTCTGTTGAATGAGTAACAGTGAACATCAAACTGGACACACCAAAAGAAGTTAAGACATCTAACAAGAGTGAGGTTAAGCATGTGTTATCCCAACCTAGAGAGGCGGCCAAAGAAACTCAAACACAATACGCCTAAAAGAGTTTGAGGTGGCATCAAACAAAGAGCACATTTCCCTTGTAATCCAGTGTACACCCAACAGTTTGGTTAATGGATCCATGGGTATTTGTCTATTTGAAGTCAGCACATGTTAGGCTCAAGTGGTTTACTTTTAGACCATTCAAAGTGTTAAATCAACCTGGTTTCCATGCCATGTGGACTACCAAAAACAAACTGCAGTAGCTAGACTCTGACTTGCTAGAGTACTACCTAAAGCTATTCTAGACGGGGTCAAGTCTCTCCCACTCTGGGAGAGTTGGTGCAGACAGCATATTGTTACCGATTTAAATTAAgggattttgaattttattttgaggttttaagggattTGATTGCTGTTCAAATTATGAGCTGATTTCTCCTTACTTATTTGATGTAATTTAGAACATATTTAAAGGCTCCAGAGAAAACATTATGAACACATATGATTgacgaaaaaaaaatttcgttggAATTTTCCAATGGATTGGTGTTGATTCCTAGCTATCTAGGTATTGATTCCAAGGTTTTTGGCTTGGTGTTTATTCCTAGGTCTATCCTTTTTTTGTTCtgtttatttttctcaattttactttcaatcttGTGCTGCATCAAATCCGTTCCACTGCTGAAACCTAATAGTTGATGATATCTCCCTTGTTTGAAACAGAGAAACAATCACAGACCAGCAGAAAGTTATGTTGATCAATCACGAGGTGTAAATAATGCGTCTGCTCCTGCATTAGTGTTTGCTGGGAAGTTTGATGAGAAAAATATCTGCGTCTCTCCAACCATTGCTGGGAGTGCACAGAACCCAGTAGAATCTGACATAAGTACTGCCACTACCTTTAAACAGATGGATAACCACCCCATAATCACCAATAAGGGAATACCCTTTCCTATGTCGCTGCAGCCAAATGTCTTCACACCTGTCAGGATTAGTGGTGCAGTACCTCAACTTCCTCCTAAATTGGCATCTGATGCAGAAAACATTTCATCTCATCCTCAACCACAGTTATGTCAACTGAGATCATGTCCTACTGATAGCGGCACAACTAGTGACAAGCCAAAAGAACAGGACTTGACTGTTGAAGGTGGTACCATTAGCATCTCAAGTGTGTATTCTCAAGGGTAAGTATATGTGTAATTTACATGATTACTTAGTATCTTGACTTTCTTTAAGGTAAGCCACACATTATTAGACAAACTGTGAATTTCACTTTGGGTCTTAATACTGTTGGTTCATGTCTGATAAACATTAAAATGTACACACTATTAAGACACTTATTGAACTGCCAGATTAGGCACCTAGGTGATCCTAAATTTTTGGCACTTCTCGTGGCATGATCTTTAAAGGACCATTATCCTGTTAGGTTACAACAGGACTCCAATTATTTGAGTTGGATGCTGCAGATAGCATTTGCACTGGACCATATTCTTCTTAATGATGTCCCTAGGTTGACTTGCCTTCAGCTCACTGAGCAGCTCTTCCATATTAGGGAACAAGCAACTCATGCTGTTGATGATTGGCACCTTGTTCTAAATTTGTATAGACGATATATGTAATAGCTATAATAGTCTTGGTAAGATGGTTGGAGGATGCTGATTTCCCATTATTGTACAAGCCCTGTCAGCTTTGACTATTCCTAGCCCTAGGCCACTTAGGCATGAGTTTTGAACTCATTTCAACATCAAGTCGAGAGTGATTGGAATAAACCTTTTAGCAtgtatacaataaaaaaaaagtcgtACCTAGTACACAAGTGACAAGACTCACACTTTTGTAGGGTCAGGGAAAGGTGGTTGATATACAGTCTTATCCTAAATTTTGGAGAGGCTTATTCCCAAACTTGAATTGTGACTCATTGCTTGGACAAAAAGCACTGATCATCGCACCAAGGTCAGACCTCTTGTTGATCGAAAATGTCATCCTTTAAATGGCACTTCCTCCCCTTGAAAAAGCATGGTGGGGTGGAGAGTGAGGTTGTGCTTCAAAACCTACTAGGTGGGTGTGTGTAACTtagcaataaaaagaaaaatttgcttgaaGTCAGTGATCTACATGGTAGACTTGGTTCTCAATTCATTCTCCATTAGTCAGTAAAAGGAGATTTTGCCTAGTAGTAATTTGTGAACATCATTTTGAGAGCCGTACTTTGAATCAATTATTGATTAAAAATCTCTAACATGAAGGGGTATTTGGTATTGAACAGGTTGTTAAATACTCTGACAGAAGCACTGCAGAGTTCTGGAGTGGATTTGTCACAAGCCAGTATCTCAGTACAAATTGAGCTTGGAAAGCAATCTAATGGTAGAGCGACCAGACCACCATCTGTTGTAAAGGTATATAAGTATATTAATATTTAACACCACAATTGGTACTCGAAGTCTCTTttcaagtaaaatttttattagagtttAGTGCACATATTTTATTTCCATCTCTGTAGAACTTGTAAAACTTGGCTAAACTTTGTCTTCCAATGGTTCCTAGGTTAATGAGGTTCCAACTAGCAATCAAGGGACAATACGCTCTAGAGTTGCAAGTGCTGAAGACTCTGACCAAGCCCGAAAGAAGCTCAAGACAGGCAAAAGCTAAAATGACAGTTTcactattttcttatttttctaattgtattaattgatttttttgggtagCCTATATCATCTTGGGAGGGTTTATTCATGTCTTCTGCTGGTTTATAAACTACCCAGTTGTGACCAAGATTGATTGTTTGTACATGTAGCATCTTTCAATTAGTTTGTTGGGATCCACATATTTCCCAGCAAAAtaatatgtattatttattttctatttgttgtCATCATAGAGGCTTCCATGTAAGATTGAGAAGCTGCTTTTTCATTTAAAGCTTCCATTCTTGTAAAGTTTCtttcaatattatttttcttgattcgTGAAATGTAAGAGAATTTTCTTTATTGAAGGGTGctgtaacattttttattgctttaaattccaaaaatatttgtCTGTATcctcaatttcaatgctttaaAATAACAGTAAGGATTGATGACTTGGTATAGAATAAGGAAAAGAATATGGCatagaaagatgaaaaataaaaggtagTGTTTATTCCACATAGTGTGTGGATCCACACATAGCAAAATATAATTGAACTCGTGACTTTAAGTTACGAGTTCAATTATTTTTGGTACAGGTTTTTCCACACAATGTGTGGAACAAGTTTTTCCCCAAAAAAGCTTATCTGTACCTTACGGTTTGTACTTCAAAGAGAAAGTTTGCTTTGCAATGCAGAAGCAGCAAAAGTAGGGTAATAGAAATTCTTTTAGGAAAAAGGAATTGGAGCTTTGTAAAATGGAGAGTGCGTTCAGGTCAAGAGA of the Quercus robur chromosome 10, dhQueRobu3.1, whole genome shotgun sequence genome contains:
- the LOC126701511 gene encoding transcription factor BIM1 isoform X3 — encoded protein: MELPQPRPFGTAGRKPTHDFLSLYTHSTAQQDPRPSAQEAGAKLSGQQWTTSSERPSLSSNSNNNNNDNHRNSFSSLSSSQATGQKNKNKSFMEMIKSAQGSAHEDDIIIDDEEEFVLKKEPSTPVATTATTTPHIGELRVKVDGKSSDQKANTPRSKHSATEQRRRSKINDRFQMLRELIPNSDQKRDKASFLLEVIEYIQFLQEKVHKYEGSYQGWSHEPAKLMPWRNNHRPAESYVDQSRGVNNASAPALVFAGKFDEKNICVSPTIAGSAQNPVESDISTATTFKQMDNHPIITNKGIPFPMSLQPNVFTPVRISGAVPQLPPKLASDAENISSHPQPQLCQLRSCPTDSGTTSDKPKEQDLTVEGGTISISSVYSQGLLNTLTEALQSSGVDLSQASISVQIELGKQSNGRATRPPSVVKVNEVPTSNQGTIRSRVASAEDSDQARKKLKTGKS
- the LOC126701511 gene encoding transcription factor BIM1 isoform X2 produces the protein MELPQPRPFGTAGRKPTHDFLSLYTHSTAQQDPRPSAQGSYLKTHDFLQPLERIGKTSAKEETTAEISSVEKPPPPAPPPSVEHTLPGGIGTYTISHISSYFNQRVPKPEGSIYTVAQTSSTDRNDENSNSSSYTGSGFTLWEESALKKGKTGKENMGENPVTREAGAKLSGQQWTTSSERPSLSSNSNNNNNDNHRNSFSSLSSSQATGQKNKNKSFMEMIKSAQGSAHEDDIIIDDEEEFVLKKEPSTPVATTATTTPHIGELRVKVDGKSSDQKANTPRSKHSATEQRRRSKINDRFQMLRELIPNSDQKRDKASFLLEVIEYIQFLQEKVHKYEGSYQGWSHEPAKLMPWRNNHRPAESYVDQSRGVNNASAPALVFAGKFDEKNICVSPTIAGSAQNPVESDISTATTFKQMDNHPIITNKGIPFPMSLQPNVFTPVRISGAVPQLPPKLASDAENISSHPQPQLCQLRSCPTDSGTTSDKPKEQDLTVEGGTISISSVYSQGVRERWLIYSLILNFGEAYSQT
- the LOC126701511 gene encoding transcription factor BIM1 isoform X1 encodes the protein MELPQPRPFGTAGRKPTHDFLSLYTHSTAQQDPRPSAQGSYLKTHDFLQPLERIGKTSAKEETTAEISSVEKPPPPAPPPSVEHTLPGGIGTYTISHISSYFNQRVPKPEGSIYTVAQTSSTDRNDENSNSSSYTGSGFTLWEESALKKGKTGKENMGENPVTREAGAKLSGQQWTTSSERPSLSSNSNNNNNDNHRNSFSSLSSSQATGQKNKNKSFMEMIKSAQGSAHEDDIIIDDEEEFVLKKEPSTPVATTATTTPHIGELRVKVDGKSSDQKANTPRSKHSATEQRRRSKINDRFQMLRELIPNSDQKRDKASFLLEVIEYIQFLQEKVHKYEGSYQGWSHEPAKLMPWRNNHRPAESYVDQSRGVNNASAPALVFAGKFDEKNICVSPTIAGSAQNPVESDISTATTFKQMDNHPIITNKGIPFPMSLQPNVFTPVRISGAVPQLPPKLASDAENISSHPQPQLCQLRSCPTDSGTTSDKPKEQDLTVEGGTISISSVYSQGLLNTLTEALQSSGVDLSQASISVQIELGKQSNGRATRPPSVVKVNEVPTSNQGTIRSRVASAEDSDQARKKLKTGKS